In the Alkaliphilus flagellatus genome, one interval contains:
- a CDS encoding acetaldehyde dehydrogenase (acetylating), producing MESIDRDLRSVQEARDLARLGKIAANQLADYTEEQINKILCNMVRVAKDNVVSLAKMAVEETGFGRVEDKTYKNHMASVMLYDSIKDMKTIGVIKEDVNQQVIDIAEPMGLLMGIVPSTNPTSTAIFKSIIAIKSRNGIVFSPHPSALKCTLKAVSLMHDAAVEAGAPANIISSISTPTIQATNELMKHNDIAMIIATGGPGMVKASYSAGKPALGVGAGNSPAYIERTANIQKAVSNIIASKTFDNGTICASEQSIIVEECNREEVVAELKKQGGYFMTAEETIKVCKLLFKNGHTMNAKFVGRTPQVIAEAAGISIPEGTKILIGEQQGVGEEYPLSYEKLTTVIAFYTVKDWHEACELSIQLLQNGIGHTMSLHTEDRDMVMKFAKKPASRILVNTGSAQGGTGASTGLIPSFTLGCGTWGGSSVSENVSPMHLINIKRVAYGLKDCRTLASADSSFNYPELNNYKVNSETGCRGASSSLNGVNIDCADNEKLLNLVNELVKAMKGVN from the coding sequence TTGGAAAGTATTGATCGTGATTTACGTTCAGTACAAGAAGCAAGAGACCTTGCACGATTAGGAAAAATTGCTGCAAATCAGCTTGCTGACTATACTGAAGAGCAAATTAATAAGATTTTATGCAACATGGTTAGAGTGGCGAAAGACAATGTAGTTTCTCTGGCTAAAATGGCTGTAGAGGAAACTGGATTTGGTAGAGTTGAAGATAAGACATATAAAAATCATATGGCTTCTGTTATGCTTTATGATTCAATTAAAGATATGAAGACTATTGGTGTTATCAAAGAAGATGTAAATCAGCAAGTAATTGATATTGCTGAGCCTATGGGTTTATTAATGGGTATTGTACCATCAACGAACCCAACATCTACTGCTATTTTTAAATCAATAATAGCAATTAAATCACGTAATGGAATTGTTTTTTCACCACATCCTTCAGCATTAAAATGTACACTTAAGGCTGTAAGTCTAATGCATGATGCAGCAGTAGAAGCAGGGGCTCCTGCAAATATTATAAGTAGTATTTCTACACCAACTATACAAGCTACAAACGAGCTAATGAAACACAATGATATTGCTATGATTATTGCAACAGGAGGCCCAGGAATGGTAAAGGCATCCTATAGTGCTGGTAAGCCTGCTTTAGGTGTTGGTGCTGGTAACTCACCAGCTTACATTGAGAGAACTGCTAATATCCAAAAAGCAGTTAGTAACATTATTGCAAGTAAGACTTTTGATAATGGTACAATTTGTGCATCTGAACAATCAATAATTGTAGAAGAATGTAATCGTGAAGAGGTAGTAGCTGAGCTTAAAAAGCAAGGTGGATACTTTATGACAGCAGAAGAAACTATAAAAGTTTGTAAGCTGTTATTTAAGAATGGTCACACAATGAATGCTAAGTTTGTAGGTAGAACTCCACAGGTTATTGCAGAAGCAGCAGGGATTTCAATTCCAGAAGGAACAAAAATTCTAATAGGGGAGCAGCAAGGCGTTGGTGAGGAATATCCATTATCATACGAAAAGCTGACAACAGTTATCGCTTTCTATACAGTGAAGGATTGGCATGAGGCATGTGAACTTAGTATACAACTACTTCAAAATGGTATAGGACACACTATGAGTCTTCATACTGAAGATAGAGATATGGTAATGAAGTTTGCTAAAAAGCCAGCATCTCGTATTTTAGTTAATACAGGCAGTGCCCAAGGTGGAACTGGTGCAAGCACAGGCCTTATACCTTCCTTTACACTAGGTTGTGGTACATGGGGAGGAAGCTCAGTTTCTGAAAATGTTAGTCCAATGCATTTGATTAATATCAAAAGAGTTGCATATGGTTTAAAGGATTGTAGAACATTAGCTTCTGCTGATTCGTCTTTTAACTATCCTGAACTTAATAACTACAAAGTGAATAGTGAAACAGGATGCCGTGGAGCGAGTTCTTCTTTAAATGGAGTAAACATAGATTGTGCAGATAATGAAAAGCTTTTAAATCTAGTGAATGAACTAGTAAAAGCTATGAAGGGAGTCAACTAA
- the eutJ gene encoding ethanolamine utilization protein EutJ, translated as MSKRDLNYEYCDQLIRDFEDVVEQPIVSKSSVYYTGVDLGTACVVLAVLDENYKPVAGAYRYADVVRDGMVVDYIGAIKVVRELKQELEVKLDAELIYGAAAIPPGTDILDSGAVKNVVQAAGFELTNLLDEPTAANKVLGIQNGAVVDIGGGTTGISILKNGEVVYIADEPTGGTHFSLVVSGAYGMSFKEAELYKREPRNHKELLPVLKPVVEKISSIINQHIKNHDVKEIYLVGGTCCLTGIEDIIEKNTGIFTHKPQNPMFVTPLGIAFSCTQESID; from the coding sequence ATGTCAAAGAGAGATTTAAATTATGAATATTGTGATCAGCTTATCCGAGACTTCGAAGATGTAGTGGAACAACCAATTGTAAGTAAATCTTCAGTTTACTACACTGGAGTAGATTTAGGTACTGCATGTGTTGTTTTGGCAGTTCTAGATGAAAACTATAAGCCAGTTGCAGGTGCTTACCGATATGCTGATGTAGTTCGTGATGGTATGGTTGTAGACTATATTGGTGCGATAAAAGTTGTTAGAGAATTAAAACAGGAGCTTGAAGTAAAATTAGATGCAGAACTAATTTATGGAGCTGCTGCAATACCACCAGGAACAGATATTTTAGACTCAGGAGCAGTTAAAAATGTGGTTCAGGCTGCTGGCTTTGAGTTAACTAATCTCCTTGATGAACCTACAGCAGCTAATAAGGTTCTTGGGATTCAGAATGGTGCAGTGGTTGACATAGGTGGTGGAACAACTGGAATTTCAATACTAAAAAATGGTGAAGTTGTCTATATTGCTGATGAGCCAACGGGAGGTACTCATTTCTCTTTAGTTGTTTCTGGTGCATATGGAATGTCATTTAAAGAAGCGGAGCTATATAAAAGAGAGCCTAGAAATCATAAAGAGCTATTACCTGTATTAAAGCCAGTAGTTGAAAAAATATCATCTATTATAAATCAACATATTAAGAATCATGATGTGAAGGAAATATATTTAGTTGGAGGAACTTGCTGTTTAACAGGCATTGAAGACATTATAGAAAAAAACACAGGTATTTTTACTCATAAGCCTCAAAATCCTATGTTTGTAACTCCTTTAGGAATAGCATTTAGCTGTACACAAGAAAGTATAGATTAG
- a CDS encoding methyl-accepting chemotaxis protein produces the protein MRSIKSRMLISILSIVLVIFTSIIGFFTFKFNSIEEKNAIDYVEAVTEKYVELVQSELEDALTIAETISNAFEGMKQSGNIDRATMNEIMKNTINKNINLVGVWTNWEPNALDGKDSEYANTNYHDHTGRFNPYWNRGSGTVVLEQGADTYDNLDENGLWYQTSKNSKQSAVLKPFTYKLQGKDVTLVSVTSPVIYNDEVVGVVGVDISLDRLQELISGIALYDSGYAQLVTEEGLIVGHKDKERIGKNIFELLDSEEIKQAISNGEQLILEENISFNEEKQILILDPVMTDKTDFKWSFISVIPQDEIYKELNKFITIAIIVSGIGILILIGFILIITQSISRPIVDVSQSIKKLSNFDLSIDKNSKSKQYSNRKDEIGLMSKSLETMQENFISLIKSVSDTSHQVASSSQELTAIIEQSFMASEEIARAIDGIARATNEQANDTEIGAGEVDILGKEIESNKEGVNRLSNAANEVDSLKNDGIKIVEDLVEKTKASNSSVTEISEIIINANQSAEKIENASQMIKSIAEQTNLLALNAAIEAARAGEAGRGFAVVADEIRKLADESNRFAGEITIAIEDLTDKTEYAVGTMQEVSQIIKLQTDSVAITSTKFNGIAFAIENVKEAIESIIQSGLKMENKKEEIIGVIQSLSAISEENAATTEEVSASVEEQASSMAEISNASEALSKLAEEMQDGIAKFKY, from the coding sequence ATGAGATCAATTAAATCGAGAATGCTTATAAGTATTTTATCAATTGTTTTAGTAATATTCACATCAATTATCGGATTTTTTACATTTAAATTCAATAGTATAGAAGAAAAAAATGCCATAGATTATGTAGAAGCAGTAACAGAAAAATATGTAGAGTTAGTGCAAAGCGAATTAGAAGATGCATTGACTATTGCTGAAACAATATCTAATGCATTTGAAGGAATGAAACAAAGTGGAAATATCGATAGAGCTACAATGAATGAAATTATGAAAAACACTATAAATAAAAATATAAACTTAGTAGGAGTATGGACAAATTGGGAGCCAAATGCTTTAGATGGGAAAGATAGTGAATATGCAAACACTAATTATCATGATCATACAGGAAGATTTAACCCTTACTGGAATAGAGGGAGTGGTACAGTTGTTCTTGAGCAAGGTGCAGATACATATGATAATTTAGATGAGAATGGATTATGGTATCAAACTTCTAAAAACTCAAAACAATCAGCAGTTTTAAAACCTTTTACTTACAAGCTGCAAGGAAAAGATGTTACTTTAGTTTCTGTTACGTCTCCTGTTATTTATAATGATGAGGTTGTAGGAGTTGTGGGAGTAGATATTTCTTTAGATAGATTACAAGAGCTTATATCAGGTATAGCCTTATATGATAGTGGATATGCTCAATTGGTTACTGAAGAAGGGCTAATTGTAGGACACAAAGATAAAGAGCGTATTGGAAAAAATATATTTGAACTATTAGACAGTGAGGAAATCAAGCAAGCTATATCTAATGGAGAACAATTGATATTGGAAGAAAATATTTCTTTTAATGAAGAAAAGCAAATTTTAATATTGGACCCTGTAATGACTGATAAAACAGACTTTAAATGGTCTTTTATATCTGTTATACCTCAAGATGAAATATATAAGGAATTAAATAAATTTATAACTATAGCTATTATTGTAAGTGGTATAGGAATTCTAATATTAATAGGGTTTATTTTAATTATTACACAATCTATATCGAGGCCAATTGTAGATGTATCCCAATCCATTAAAAAACTATCTAATTTTGATCTAAGTATTGATAAAAATAGTAAATCAAAACAATATTCAAATAGAAAAGACGAAATAGGACTTATGTCTAAATCTTTAGAAACCATGCAGGAAAATTTCATTAGTTTAATTAAAAGTGTTTCAGATACTTCCCACCAGGTAGCTTCTTCTTCTCAAGAGCTAACAGCTATTATTGAACAATCATTTATGGCTTCGGAGGAAATAGCGAGAGCAATTGATGGAATAGCTAGGGCAACTAATGAACAAGCTAATGACACAGAAATAGGAGCAGGAGAAGTTGATATATTAGGAAAAGAAATAGAAAGCAATAAAGAAGGTGTAAATAGATTAAGCAACGCTGCAAATGAAGTAGATAGTTTAAAAAATGATGGAATTAAAATTGTGGAAGATCTTGTTGAAAAAACTAAGGCTAGTAATAGCTCTGTTACTGAAATATCTGAAATTATAATAAATGCTAATCAAAGTGCAGAGAAAATTGAAAATGCCAGTCAAATGATAAAAAGCATTGCAGAGCAAACAAATTTATTGGCTTTAAATGCAGCTATAGAAGCAGCCAGAGCAGGTGAAGCTGGTAGAGGATTTGCAGTTGTTGCAGATGAAATAAGAAAACTGGCAGATGAATCTAACAGGTTTGCAGGAGAAATAACTATAGCCATAGAGGATTTAACAGATAAGACAGAGTATGCAGTTGGCACAATGCAGGAAGTTAGTCAAATAATAAAACTTCAAACGGATAGCGTAGCAATAACAAGCACGAAATTTAATGGGATTGCTTTTGCTATTGAAAATGTAAAAGAAGCAATAGAATCTATTATTCAATCAGGATTAAAAATGGAAAATAAAAAGGAAGAGATTATAGGAGTAATACAGAGCTTATCGGCTATATCTGAGGAAAATGCAGCTACCACAGAAGAAGTATCCGCTTCTGTAGAGGAACAAGCTTCATCTATGGCAGAGATTTCAAATGCCAGTGAGGCCTTATCAAAACTAGCAGAAGAAATGCAAGATGGTATTGCTAAATTTAAATATTAG
- a CDS encoding arginase family protein has protein sequence MLFRDGVHLSFDIDVLAPSLVPGTGTPEPNGFTLDEGKFTIEKLLKERFVTSMDFVELILH, from the coding sequence ATGCTTTTTAGAGATGGGGTTCACTTAAGCTTTGATATAGATGTTTTAGCTCCTTCCCTTGTGCCAGGTACAGGAACACCTGAGCCTAACGGTTTTACTTTAGATGAAGGTAAATTTACAATTGAAAAATTATTAAAAGAAAGATTTGTAACTTCAATGGACTTTGTAGAATTAATCCTACACTAG
- a CDS encoding 4Fe-4S dicluster domain-containing protein produces MNLLDMVREAGIVGAGGAGFPTHVKLESKAEYILLNGAECEPLLRVDQQLMELFPDEIIKGFEAAGKFVGASKALIGIKEKHKKVISILQERIDALQLGNFVEVKELPDIYPAGDEQVLVYELTGRIVPEAGIPIQVGCVVVNSETALNIYYASIKEPVTQKYITVAGDIPKPLTVKVPVGTPIIDVLKLSGIENFDNYAVIDGGPMMGSIMSNLDGYVTKKNKGFVILKKDHYLVRKKSVSLEQARRVNRSACEQCRMCTDMCPRYLLGHEMQPHKMMNALNYALTDIEGQKVAQLCCQCNLCELFSCPAGLYPKFANTYFKEKLAEQNIRYRPKKSEFTARKSREYRLLPSKRLIARLGLNNFDKPAPVTAVKVNSEIVHISTRQHVGAPAVPVVSVGDHVELGQQIGKIPEGSLGATIHASISGSVVEIETDFIAIRRD; encoded by the coding sequence ATGAATCTTCTTGATATGGTAAGAGAAGCCGGTATTGTCGGCGCAGGAGGGGCAGGGTTTCCTACCCATGTAAAACTTGAATCAAAGGCTGAATATATACTTCTTAATGGGGCTGAATGCGAACCTTTATTAAGGGTAGATCAGCAGCTGATGGAGTTGTTCCCAGATGAAATTATAAAAGGCTTTGAAGCAGCAGGGAAATTTGTTGGTGCAAGTAAAGCTCTTATAGGTATAAAAGAAAAGCATAAAAAAGTAATTTCTATATTGCAGGAGAGAATTGATGCACTTCAGCTAGGGAACTTTGTTGAGGTGAAAGAATTACCAGATATCTATCCAGCAGGTGATGAGCAGGTACTAGTTTACGAACTAACAGGCAGGATCGTCCCAGAAGCTGGTATACCAATTCAAGTCGGATGTGTAGTAGTCAACTCAGAAACTGCATTAAATATATACTATGCATCTATTAAAGAGCCAGTTACACAAAAGTACATTACAGTTGCAGGTGATATTCCTAAGCCTTTAACAGTTAAAGTTCCAGTAGGTACACCTATTATAGATGTCTTAAAGTTAAGTGGCATTGAAAACTTCGATAATTATGCAGTTATCGATGGTGGTCCTATGATGGGTTCTATTATGAGCAATTTAGACGGGTATGTTACTAAGAAAAATAAGGGATTTGTAATTTTAAAAAAAGATCATTATCTAGTAAGAAAAAAATCTGTTAGTCTTGAGCAGGCAAGAAGAGTTAACAGGTCTGCCTGTGAACAGTGCCGTATGTGCACAGATATGTGTCCTCGTTATCTGCTTGGACATGAAATGCAGCCCCACAAGATGATGAATGCTTTAAATTATGCACTAACTGATATTGAAGGTCAAAAGGTGGCACAGCTCTGTTGTCAGTGCAATTTATGTGAATTATTTTCATGCCCAGCAGGGCTTTATCCTAAATTTGCAAATACCTATTTCAAAGAAAAACTGGCAGAGCAAAATATAAGATATAGACCGAAGAAGTCAGAGTTTACAGCCCGTAAAAGTCGAGAATATCGTTTGCTTCCAAGTAAACGTCTTATAGCTAGATTAGGTTTGAATAATTTTGATAAGCCAGCTCCTGTGACAGCAGTTAAAGTAAACTCAGAAATAGTACACATCTCGACGAGGCAGCATGTAGGGGCACCTGCGGTTCCTGTTGTTTCCGTCGGTGATCATGTTGAGCTAGGCCAACAAATAGGTAAAATTCCTGAAGGCAGCTTAGGCGCTACTATACATGCAAGTATTTCAGGAAGTGTAGTTGAAATTGAAACAGATTTTATTGCAATAAGGAGGGACTAA
- a CDS encoding ethanolamine utilization protein has product MKFITEEDLRNLFRKEPFTTYEIKAGERLTPGGRQFLLDRGINMIEGDSLIEKGTEDEKMQHNEIETRNDWKQKMFYTKMKSMEVLFLITAEELLSRDVFLAQSVINLGKQFSNIKSDLNKDTVETFCCKECTGITVGNIYDDLDDCFEITEFHIQLEKGRDIIILHRLRCALREIEPFVLELFENNDGENEFCKGVIGKVNQSINTLSQMICSIFGGKKCQREI; this is encoded by the coding sequence ATGAAGTTTATAACCGAAGAAGATTTACGGAACTTATTTAGAAAAGAACCTTTTACTACTTATGAGATAAAAGCAGGAGAAAGACTTACACCCGGAGGACGTCAGTTTTTATTAGATCGAGGGATAAATATGATTGAGGGTGACTCCTTGATTGAAAAAGGTACTGAAGATGAGAAGATGCAGCATAATGAGATAGAAACAAGAAATGACTGGAAGCAGAAAATGTTCTATACAAAGATGAAATCAATGGAAGTATTGTTTCTTATTACTGCAGAAGAACTTTTAAGTAGAGATGTTTTTTTAGCTCAAAGTGTTATAAATTTAGGCAAACAATTTTCAAATATTAAAAGTGACTTAAATAAGGATACTGTTGAAACATTCTGTTGTAAGGAATGTACAGGCATAACAGTAGGTAATATTTATGATGATTTGGATGACTGCTTTGAAATAACAGAGTTCCACATACAATTAGAAAAAGGTAGAGATATCATTATTCTGCATAGATTACGTTGTGCTCTTAGAGAGATAGAACCTTTTGTTTTAGAACTATTTGAGAACAATGACGGTGAAAATGAATTTTGCAAAGGGGTTATCGGGAAGGTTAATCAGAGTATTAATACCTTATCCCAAATGATTTGTTCTATTTTTGGAGGGAAAAAATGTCAAAGAGAGATTTAA
- a CDS encoding phosphate propanoyltransferase, whose protein sequence is MDNCEAVLKLFLEAVQANMSSVEKKEDIYEIPVGVSNRHVHLSQADVNCLFGDAYQMTKIKDLSQPGQYACKETVTICGPKGAIEKVRVLGPVRSKTQVEVLVGDSFKLGVASPIRLSGDLHGTPGITLVGPKGSVQITEGLVVAQRHIHMNCEDAKRLGVQDGQVVSIEVDGPRGGIYNNVAIRSNDTSVLEFHVDTEEANAMSINSLSKIKIIK, encoded by the coding sequence ATGGACAATTGCGAAGCTGTCTTAAAGCTCTTTCTAGAGGCAGTTCAAGCTAACATGTCTTCAGTAGAAAAAAAAGAAGATATCTATGAAATTCCAGTAGGTGTTTCCAACCGCCATGTTCATCTCTCACAGGCAGATGTGAACTGCTTATTCGGGGATGCCTATCAGATGACCAAAATCAAAGATTTGTCACAGCCTGGACAATATGCTTGTAAGGAAACAGTGACAATCTGTGGACCAAAGGGTGCAATTGAAAAAGTTAGAGTTCTTGGTCCAGTGCGTAGTAAGACTCAGGTAGAAGTGTTAGTAGGAGATTCCTTTAAGTTAGGTGTAGCATCGCCCATAAGGTTATCAGGTGATTTACATGGAACACCTGGCATAACATTAGTAGGTCCAAAGGGTTCTGTTCAAATTACTGAAGGTCTAGTTGTAGCACAACGACATATTCATATGAATTGTGAAGATGCTAAGCGCTTAGGCGTACAAGATGGACAGGTAGTCTCAATTGAGGTTGATGGTCCAAGAGGTGGTATTTACAATAATGTTGCCATTAGATCAAATGATACGTCTGTTTTAGAGTTTCATGTTGACACAGAAGAAGCAAATGCTATGAGTATTAATTCGTTATCTAAAATTAAAATTATAAAATAA
- the eutM gene encoding ethanolamine utilization microcompartment protein EutM produces the protein MKYDALGMIETKGLVGAVEAADAMVKAANVYLVGKEHIGGGLVTVMVRGDVGAVKAATDAGAAAAQRVGELISVHVIPRPHVEVESILPAGKLEKESVK, from the coding sequence ATGAAATATGATGCATTAGGAATGATAGAAACAAAAGGTTTAGTTGGAGCTGTTGAGGCTGCAGATGCAATGGTTAAGGCAGCAAATGTTTACCTAGTTGGTAAGGAGCACATTGGTGGTGGTTTAGTAACAGTAATGGTAAGAGGTGACGTTGGTGCTGTAAAGGCAGCAACAGATGCTGGAGCTGCAGCTGCACAAAGAGTTGGAGAATTAATTTCAGTTCATGTTATTCCACGTCCACATGTTGAAGTTGAAAGTATTCTTCCAGCAGGAAAGTTAGAAAAAGAATCTGTAAAATAA
- a CDS encoding BMC domain-containing protein encodes MPKAIGMVEFASIARGIYAADQMVKASDVEIVTAGSTCPGKYIAIVHGDVASVNDSVSTGERLAEEYLVDSIVIPNVSPQVFPAITGATMPDSIQALGIIESFAQATMIIAADAVLKAAELQPLELRLGNGLGGKSFFTFTGDVAAVQAGIEAGKSAAKDNGLLVNIEIIPSPSPVLVTSLL; translated from the coding sequence ATGCCAAAAGCAATAGGAATGGTTGAATTTGCAAGTATTGCACGTGGAATATATGCAGCAGATCAAATGGTAAAGGCTTCTGATGTAGAAATAGTTACAGCTGGTTCTACCTGCCCTGGCAAATATATTGCAATTGTTCATGGTGATGTTGCATCGGTTAATGATTCAGTGAGTACTGGAGAAAGATTGGCAGAAGAATATTTGGTTGATTCAATTGTTATACCCAATGTTAGTCCTCAGGTATTTCCGGCAATTACAGGTGCAACCATGCCAGATAGTATTCAGGCTTTAGGCATTATCGAATCTTTCGCCCAAGCGACCATGATTATCGCTGCCGATGCAGTCCTTAAGGCAGCAGAGTTACAGCCCTTAGAATTGCGTTTAGGAAATGGATTGGGAGGGAAGTCATTCTTTACTTTCACTGGCGATGTGGCGGCTGTACAGGCTGGTATTGAAGCTGGGAAGTCTGCTGCTAAGGATAATGGTCTCTTAGTAAATATAGAGATTATACCTTCTCCATCCCCTGTATTGGTGACATCTTTACTTTAA
- a CDS encoding EutN/CcmL family microcompartment protein: MLAGRLIDNVWATRKADSLNGLKFMLAEVIGGSNMGQRLIVIDNIGAGIGDRVIICTGSAARRMLGNDDIPVDAAVIGIIDEDCNFE; this comes from the coding sequence ATGTTAGCTGGAAGGTTAATTGATAATGTATGGGCAACTAGAAAAGCAGATTCGCTGAATGGATTAAAATTTATGTTGGCAGAAGTAATTGGCGGTAGTAATATGGGTCAGCGGTTAATAGTTATAGATAACATTGGTGCCGGCATTGGAGATAGAGTTATTATTTGCACGGGATCAGCAGCACGTAGAATGTTAGGTAATGATGATATTCCAGTTGATGCAGCTGTTATCGGAATTATTGATGAAGATTGTAATTTTGAATAA
- a CDS encoding NPCBM/NEW2 domain-containing protein: MRKKVVLSLSLCSILIFTCVYSQDKADSKVSVQADKENVAYLQESSNDTNRLKDELITEIEKENTSLLKENKELREELSRLKKQFNYIKENNDAKFYGHTIYFTLNKRYHSMFRENSWKDGTKFTVSGKIYSQGIGFDRADNEDRSYYFAKLYNEDMAYSKLTGYIGIDDLAKDLSDSEVTFTVFNNDDVIKCNNEFYGDVLYKTKFKKSDGLQKIDINLKGANNIIVEFSVEQSSNLNYFVLLEPKLK, translated from the coding sequence ATGAGAAAAAAGGTAGTTTTATCATTATCTTTATGTAGCATACTTATTTTTACTTGTGTGTATTCTCAAGACAAGGCAGATTCAAAAGTAAGTGTTCAAGCGGATAAAGAAAACGTTGCATACTTACAGGAAAGTTCTAATGATACTAATAGACTTAAAGATGAACTTATTACTGAAATTGAAAAAGAAAACACCTCTCTACTTAAGGAAAATAAAGAGTTGAGGGAAGAATTAAGTAGACTTAAAAAGCAATTTAACTATATAAAAGAAAATAATGATGCAAAATTTTATGGGCATACTATTTATTTTACATTAAATAAAAGATATCATTCAATGTTTAGGGAAAACTCTTGGAAAGATGGTACTAAGTTTACAGTTAGTGGAAAAATTTATTCTCAAGGTATAGGTTTTGATAGAGCAGATAATGAAGATAGAAGTTATTATTTTGCAAAGCTATATAATGAAGATATGGCATATTCAAAACTAACTGGATATATTGGCATAGACGATTTAGCAAAGGATCTATCCGACTCTGAAGTTACTTTTACCGTATTCAACAATGATGATGTTATAAAGTGTAATAACGAGTTTTATGGAGATGTGCTTTATAAGACCAAATTTAAGAAATCAGATGGATTACAGAAAATAGATATTAATTTAAAGGGAGCTAATAATATTATAGTAGAGTTTTCTGTGGAACAAAGTAGCAATTTGAATTATTTCGTTTTACTAGAGCCTAAATTAAAATAA
- a CDS encoding BMC domain-containing protein, with product MEFRVIKSPSKGTIDILMKRLGTDVNNTLSCVDAIGLVQGRMIDMICAADIAEKAVGVTVADIRGSCPQNMIMIAIFGDTASVESAILEIKCNLEKEKAIC from the coding sequence ATGGAATTTAGAGTTATTAAATCTCCATCAAAAGGCACTATTGATATTCTTATGAAACGACTAGGAACAGATGTTAATAATACCCTAAGTTGTGTCGATGCTATTGGTCTGGTGCAGGGGAGAATGATAGATATGATCTGTGCAGCTGATATTGCAGAGAAAGCTGTTGGTGTTACAGTAGCAGATATTAGAGGAAGTTGTCCACAAAATATGATAATGATAGCGATCTTTGGTGATACAGCTTCTGTTGAATCAGCTATTTTGGAGATTAAATGCAATTTAGAAAAGGAGAAAGCTATATGTTAG
- a CDS encoding cupin domain-containing protein gives MKKLICAKDVETAGNQGKKVIYIDSNTIITPSAKDVAKACGIEFSTEAPVCESKSACEAKVAETVKNCGEGLDSEMIYNLLKAMMDKGLLNGILDSIMKPKPYEAETASNGLKVVRGSSVKFDTFDTGSPNAKVSYQELISKEESAMSAGFLTIDHSKFDWELTYEEIDYVIEGTLTVTIDGKTLTAYPGDVVYVPSGSKVTWGSSDKAKIFYVTYPANWADLV, from the coding sequence ATGAAAAAATTGATTTGTGCAAAGGATGTTGAGACTGCTGGAAATCAAGGGAAAAAAGTGATTTATATTGACAGCAATACAATTATTACTCCTTCAGCAAAAGATGTAGCAAAAGCATGTGGAATAGAATTTTCTACAGAAGCACCTGTTTGTGAGTCAAAGAGTGCTTGTGAAGCAAAAGTAGCTGAAACAGTTAAAAACTGTGGTGAAGGACTGGACAGTGAAATGATTTATAATCTACTCAAGGCTATGATGGACAAGGGACTTTTAAATGGAATACTGGATTCAATTATGAAGCCTAAGCCCTATGAAGCTGAAACTGCTTCTAATGGATTAAAGGTAGTACGTGGTAGCTCTGTAAAGTTTGATACTTTTGATACTGGAAGTCCTAATGCAAAGGTATCCTATCAAGAGTTAATCAGTAAAGAAGAGTCTGCTATGAGTGCTGGCTTCCTAACTATTGATCATTCCAAATTTGACTGGGAACTAACTTACGAAGAAATTGATTATGTAATTGAAGGAACCTTAACAGTCACCATTGATGGTAAGACTTTAACAGCATATCCTGGTGATGTAGTCTATGTTCCATCAGGTTCTAAAGTTACTTGGGGTTCCTCTGATAAAGCTAAGATATTTTATGTTACCTATCCAGCCAATTGGGCTGATCTTGTATAA